A region from the Arachis ipaensis cultivar K30076 chromosome B01, Araip1.1, whole genome shotgun sequence genome encodes:
- the LOC107605699 gene encoding uncharacterized protein LOC107605699, with protein sequence MGVQRPEREGDINASSRNIPPRQADNPSSVTLDNHSAPLKTHEYKAKLPYPQKLHKVEKDKLFARFLDILKTLEIKIPFAEVLEQIPSYPKFMKDILSHKRDWKEAEIVLLTKKCSAVIQRNLPEKLQDPGSFVIPCTIGGTCMKTILCDFTASINLMSLSLMKKLRIQEVKHTRICLQLADGSIKFPSGVVEDMIVRVRPFSFPTDFVILDMEEDKNASIILGRPFLATGRTIIDVQKAKVTLRVDKDEFVLNAVKAMQHPDPQEECMKIDVIELLIEEVREVEQLDNELDNILEDAMPELDAPEE encoded by the coding sequence atgggtgttcaacgcccagagaGGGAAGGTGATATAAACGCAAGTTCAAGAAACATCCCACCTAGGCAAGCTGACAACCCTTCCTCAGTTACTTTGGATAATCACTCTGCACCACTCAAGACCCATGAGTACAAGGCCAAGCTAccatatcctcagaaactccataAAGTAGAAAAGGATAAGCTATTTGCCAGGTTTTTAGACATCCTCAAGACACTTGAGAtcaagatcccatttgcagaagTCCTTGAACAAATACCTTCCTATCCCAAGTTTATGAAGGATATACTAAGCCACAAAAGGGATTGGAAGGAGGCAGAGATAGTTCTCCTCACCAagaaatgcagtgcagtcatccagAGGAACCTACCGGAGAAACTacaagaccctgggagttttgtGATACCATGCACCATTGGAGGCACTTGCATGAAGACAATCCTATGTGATTTTacagcaagcatcaacctaatgtCATTATCATTAATGAAGAAGCTCCGGATCCAAGAAGTCAAGCATACCCGTATTTGCCTTCAGCTTGCTGACGGCTCCATCAAGTTCCCATCAGGAGTGGTTGAGGACATGATTGTGAGGGTTAGACCCTTTTCATTTCCTACAGACTTTGTGATCCTGGATATGGAAGAGGACAAGAATGCCTctatcattctaggaagaccttttctagctacAGGGAGAACCATCATTGACGTTCAGAAGGCGAAAGTAACACTGAGAGTCGATAAGGATGAGTTCGTGCTAAACGCAGTCAAGGCCATGCAACACCCTGACCCCCAAGAGGAATGCATGAAGATTGATGTCATAGAACTCCTGATTGAAGAAGTACGTGAGGTTGAACAACTTGATAATGAACTGGATAACATTCTTGAAGATGCCATGCCTGAACTAGATGCACCAGAAGAGTAG